In Lachnospiraceae bacterium, one DNA window encodes the following:
- a CDS encoding transposase, translating into MARSQRKYDHEYKVQAVKLAKEIGGAKAAKELGIPEGTIHTWLKAVRTGQLDIGEGAHTPESAMSLAEELTMLRKRVKDQDKEIRRLKEENEFLEEASAFFAASRRKSLRPKE; encoded by the coding sequence ATGGCACGAAGTCAACGTAAGTACGATCATGAATACAAAGTGCAGGCAGTTAAGCTTGCAAAAGAAATCGGTGGTGCGAAAGCCGCTAAAGAATTAGGAATTCCTGAAGGGACTATCCATACCTGGCTTAAAGCCGTAAGAACCGGACAACTGGATATTGGAGAAGGTGCCCATACTCCAGAATCTGCCATGAGCCTTGCGGAGGAATTAACCATGCTTCGAAAACGCGTGAAAGATCAGGATAAAGAAATTCGTCGTCTGAAAGAAGAAAACGAGTTTCTGGAAGAAGCCAGCGCTTTTTTCGCAGCGAGCCGTCGGAAGTCTCTAAGACCGAAAGAATGA
- a CDS encoding SdpI family protein, with product MGFWIFMLIMDLLLPFTMIGFGRYFMKKAPKEINSVFGYRTSMSMKNKDTWEFAHKYCGKVWYVCGMVMLPITVIFMLLVIGKNEDCVGSIGGIICGVQLIPLIGSILPTEIALKKNFDKNGTRR from the coding sequence ATGGGGTTTTGGATTTTTATGTTGATTATGGATTTGCTTCTTCCATTTACGATGATTGGTTTTGGAAGATATTTTATGAAAAAGGCTCCAAAGGAAATAAATTCAGTATTTGGATATCGGACTTCGATGTCTATGAAGAACAAAGACACATGGGAATTTGCTCATAAATATTGTGGTAAAGTCTGGTATGTCTGTGGAATGGTTATGTTGCCGATAACAGTAATATTCATGCTTTTAGTGATTGGAAAAAATGAAGATTGTGTTGGGAGTATAGGAGGAATTATCTGTGGTGTTCAACTTATTCCTTTAATTGGGTCTATTCTCCCAACAGAAATAGCATTAAAAAAGAATTTTGATAAGAATGGAACAAGACGATAA
- a CDS encoding GNAT family N-acetyltransferase, with product MIRKLLNGDIDRVADIWLKTNLKAHYFISNQYWKSNYELVKEMMSQYEVYVFEADKMIQGFVGLNDKYIEGIFVSDEMQSCGIGKLLLDYIKDKKVSLRLNVYQKNARAISFYQREGFIIQCEDLDEDTGEKEYTMLWKRK from the coding sequence ATGATTAGAAAGTTGCTGAACGGAGATATCGATAGAGTTGCTGACATATGGTTAAAGACAAATCTGAAAGCACATTATTTTATTTCCAATCAATACTGGAAAAGTAATTATGAATTAGTAAAAGAAATGATGTCACAATACGAAGTTTATGTGTTTGAAGCAGATAAAATGATACAAGGATTTGTAGGACTAAATGATAAATATATAGAAGGTATTTTTGTCTCCGATGAAATGCAGTCATGTGGCATAGGTAAGCTTTTATTGGATTATATTAAGGATAAAAAAGTCAGCTTACGATTAAATGTATACCAGAAGAATGCCAGAGCAATTTCTTTTTATCAAAGAGAAGGGTTCATTATTCAATGTGAAGATTTGGATGAAGATACTGGTGAAAAAGAGTACACTATGCTATGGAAACGAAAATAA